A single window of Anaerocolumna chitinilytica DNA harbors:
- a CDS encoding cysteine desulfurase family protein: MIYLDYAAHTPVCEEVLEAFQIAAKEFIGNPNSPHTPGVLAKKRLEKASENIGHILHAKTNEIIYTSGASESNNLAIKGIAKNYQRYGKHIITSFLEHASVTGTVAALKNEGYEVDFVNVTKDGIIDLEHLKELLREDTILVSTALVDSEIGIIQPIDRIYELVKTMPHCFFHVDATQAVGKIPVAFDNMDLMTISGHKIYGLTGCGALLKKENIMLEPLIHGGISTTSFRSGTPALALCISLESAVKYTTEHLSEFYELVKNKNLMIRRALAKNKNIIIHTPLEGSPYILNLSLKGVNTNALQAVLDEKGICVATKSACCAVNTVSKPVYAMTKDKKLSLATLRISLSHLTTIEEIESFLEVFEDAILKNS; this comes from the coding sequence ATGATATATTTAGATTATGCTGCACACACACCGGTATGTGAAGAGGTATTAGAAGCGTTTCAAATAGCGGCAAAAGAGTTTATCGGTAATCCGAACTCCCCCCATACTCCCGGTGTCCTGGCGAAAAAAAGACTGGAGAAGGCCTCTGAGAATATAGGACATATCCTTCATGCTAAGACAAATGAAATTATTTATACCTCCGGTGCCAGTGAATCAAATAATTTAGCAATAAAGGGTATTGCAAAAAATTATCAAAGATATGGAAAACACATTATTACATCCTTTTTAGAACATGCTTCTGTGACAGGTACGGTGGCTGCTCTTAAAAATGAAGGTTACGAAGTAGATTTTGTAAATGTTACAAAAGATGGTATAATTGATTTAGAACATTTAAAAGAGCTGCTGCGGGAAGATACTATATTAGTATCTACAGCACTCGTAGATAGTGAAATTGGAATAATTCAGCCTATTGATAGGATCTATGAGCTGGTAAAGACAATGCCACACTGCTTTTTTCATGTAGACGCAACCCAGGCGGTAGGTAAAATACCTGTTGCCTTTGATAATATGGACCTTATGACTATATCAGGACATAAAATATATGGTTTAACCGGCTGCGGTGCTTTATTAAAAAAAGAAAACATTATGCTGGAACCCTTAATACATGGCGGCATCAGTACTACAAGCTTTCGAAGCGGTACACCTGCCCTGGCTCTGTGTATTTCCTTAGAAAGTGCAGTTAAGTATACAACGGAGCATCTGAGTGAATTCTACGAGCTGGTTAAGAATAAGAATTTAATGATTCGAAGAGCATTAGCGAAGAATAAAAACATAATTATTCATACTCCACTGGAAGGTTCTCCTTATATTTTGAATCTGAGTTTAAAAGGAGTAAATACCAATGCCTTACAGGCTGTACTCGATGAGAAAGGGATTTGCGTTGCAACAAAATCAGCTTGTTGTGCGGTGAACACTGTCTCAAAACCGGTCTATGCCATGACAAAGGATAAAAAGCTTTCACTTGCAACTTTGCGTATCAGTTTGAGTCATTTAACAACGATAGAAGAGATAGAGAGCTTTCTTGAGGTTTTTGAAGATGCTATATTAAAGAATTCCTAA
- a CDS encoding prephenate dehydrogenase yields MNDLVVGFIGFGLIGGSLAHALREQNPKHTLIAYYYNKNKANTELSRAVQDGVLNDIVYDLQELQECNMLFLCAPVLSNISYLSKLKDVVKADCIITDVGSVKGNICREAVSLGLGNQFIGGHPMAGSEKTGYSNSYSRLLENAYYILTPTKETDSNITEYLYKLIKGLGSIPVILEPSEHDDITAAISHVPHIIASSLVGMVKNTDHEDKMKMLAAGGFKDITRIASSSPVMWQNICLTNTDSILHFLEYYIDSLKEITDSLRDSKEETILEFFQSAGEYRDSIPNTSAGLLNKVFELYLDINDEAGAIATVATLLAGHQLSIKNIGIIHNREFEEGVLRIEFYQQDSCNAAALLLRQNHYTVYER; encoded by the coding sequence ATGAACGACTTGGTTGTTGGCTTTATCGGCTTTGGATTGATAGGCGGTTCTCTCGCACATGCTTTACGGGAGCAGAATCCAAAGCATACTTTAATCGCCTACTACTACAATAAAAATAAAGCGAATACTGAACTTTCAAGAGCTGTTCAGGACGGTGTGCTAAATGATATTGTTTATGACTTACAAGAGCTTCAGGAATGTAATATGTTGTTTCTTTGTGCGCCTGTCCTGTCCAATATCTCCTATTTGTCAAAATTAAAAGATGTTGTAAAAGCAGACTGTATCATAACCGATGTAGGAAGTGTAAAAGGTAATATTTGCAGGGAAGCTGTATCTTTAGGCCTTGGAAACCAATTTATCGGAGGTCATCCAATGGCCGGTTCAGAAAAGACAGGTTACAGTAATTCCTACAGCAGGCTTTTGGAAAATGCTTATTACATACTTACACCAACAAAAGAAACAGATAGTAACATTACGGAGTATCTCTACAAGCTTATTAAAGGTTTGGGTTCCATACCGGTTATCTTAGAGCCTTCCGAACATGATGATATCACAGCTGCAATAAGCCATGTCCCGCATATCATAGCTTCTTCTCTTGTTGGTATGGTAAAAAACACAGATCACGAAGATAAGATGAAGATGCTGGCAGCCGGTGGATTTAAGGATATAACAAGAATTGCTTCTTCCTCACCTGTCATGTGGCAGAATATCTGTTTAACAAATACAGATAGTATTCTGCATTTTCTTGAGTATTACATTGATTCACTAAAAGAGATAACAGACTCCTTAAGGGATAGTAAAGAAGAAACTATTCTTGAGTTTTTTCAGAGTGCCGGAGAATACAGGGATTCAATTCCCAATACCTCAGCAGGACTATTAAACAAAGTATTTGAGCTCTATCTTGATATCAATGATGAGGCAGGTGCTATTGCGACTGTTGCAACGCTTTTGGCAGGCCATCAATTAAGCATAAAAAACATCGGTATCATTCATAACAGAGAATTTGAGGAAGGCGTTTTGCGTATAGAATTCTATCAGCAGGACTCCTGTAATGCGGCGGCCTTACTCTTAAGACAAAATCATTATACAGTCTATGAAAGATAA
- the queA gene encoding tRNA preQ1(34) S-adenosylmethionine ribosyltransferase-isomerase QueA — MKTEDFNYDLPEELIAQDPLEDRSSSRLMVLNKENGEVTHRIFKEITEYLKPGDCLVINNTKVIPARLLGEKIHDKDILGGDKDTHGAKIELLLLKRRDNDIWETLVKPGKKARTGTKINFGNGLLTAEIVDQLEDGNRLVQFHYKGIFEEILDQLGEMPLPPYITHELADKNRYQTVYAKEEGSAAAPTAGLHFTKELLAQIEAMGIPIVNVTLHVGLGTFRPVKVENVLEHHMHTEFYQVSSEAAELINNTRRNGGRVICVGTTSCRTVESAADEEGVVHPGSGDTSIFIYPGYKFKVLDALITNFHLPESTLMMLVSALAGRDNIMAAYKEAVQERYRFFSFGDAMLIM; from the coding sequence TTGAAGACAGAAGATTTTAATTATGATTTACCGGAAGAATTAATTGCACAGGACCCTTTGGAAGACCGTTCCAGTTCAAGACTGATGGTTCTTAACAAAGAGAACGGTGAAGTTACACATAGAATATTTAAAGAGATTACGGAATATCTTAAACCCGGTGATTGCCTGGTTATTAATAATACAAAAGTAATCCCAGCAAGACTTCTTGGAGAGAAAATCCATGATAAAGATATACTGGGAGGAGATAAGGATACTCATGGCGCTAAAATTGAACTTCTTTTATTAAAACGCCGAGATAATGATATCTGGGAAACTCTTGTAAAACCAGGTAAAAAAGCAAGAACAGGAACTAAGATCAACTTCGGGAATGGTCTTCTGACGGCAGAAATTGTTGATCAACTAGAAGACGGTAACCGTTTGGTACAGTTCCATTATAAAGGGATTTTTGAAGAGATTTTAGACCAGCTTGGAGAGATGCCTCTGCCGCCGTATATTACCCATGAGCTTGCAGATAAAAACAGATATCAAACAGTCTATGCGAAAGAAGAAGGTTCTGCAGCCGCGCCTACAGCCGGACTGCATTTTACAAAGGAACTTCTTGCACAGATTGAAGCAATGGGAATTCCCATAGTCAATGTCACTCTTCATGTAGGGCTTGGCACTTTCCGTCCTGTAAAAGTAGAAAACGTACTGGAGCATCATATGCATACAGAGTTCTACCAGGTTTCATCAGAAGCTGCGGAACTCATTAATAATACCAGGAGAAATGGCGGAAGAGTTATATGTGTTGGTACTACTAGCTGCCGTACGGTGGAATCTGCCGCAGATGAGGAGGGAGTTGTACATCCCGGAAGCGGTGATACATCAATCTTCATATATCCGGGGTACAAATTCAAAGTCCTGGATGCTTTAATAACAAATTTCCATCTGCCGGAATCCACTCTTATGATGTTAGTTTCAGCACTTGCCGGAAGAGATAATATTATGGCAGCATATAAAGAGGCAGTTCAGGAGCGCTATCGTTTCTTTAGCTTTGGAGATGCCATGTTAATTATGTAA
- the aroF gene encoding 3-deoxy-7-phosphoheptulonate synthase yields the protein MIIVMKPNAKQESIDRIIRIIEEKGLTPHLSAGNEVTIIGVVGDKSRLQDQNLEIAEDVDKIVPVTESYKLANKKFHPEPTVVKVGNANIGGDELVIMSGPCAVESREQLFETARAIKKAGAQILRGGAYKPRTSPYAFQGLEEEGLQFMKEAREETGLAVVCEVTSLAAIEAAVKYVDMLQIGARNMQNFYLLKEAGKTGLPVLLKRGLSATIDEWLNAAEYIIAEGNPNVVLCERGIRTFETATRNTLDISAVPVIKSKSHLPIIVDPSHASGVRSYVKPLSMSAVAVGADGLMVETHPNPSIALSDGPQSLTFPQFEELCGELRPLAALMGKKF from the coding sequence ATGATAATCGTTATGAAACCCAATGCAAAACAGGAGTCTATAGACAGAATCATCCGTATCATTGAAGAGAAGGGTCTAACACCCCATCTGTCAGCCGGCAATGAAGTTACCATTATTGGTGTTGTAGGTGATAAGTCAAGACTACAGGATCAAAATCTTGAAATAGCAGAAGATGTTGATAAAATTGTCCCTGTGACTGAAAGTTATAAGCTAGCTAATAAAAAATTTCATCCGGAACCTACAGTGGTTAAAGTAGGAAATGCTAATATAGGAGGGGATGAGTTAGTCATAATGTCCGGACCCTGTGCGGTAGAGAGCAGGGAACAGCTTTTTGAAACTGCTCGTGCAATCAAAAAAGCAGGTGCACAAATACTTCGCGGCGGTGCTTACAAGCCCCGTACTTCCCCCTATGCTTTCCAGGGGCTGGAAGAAGAAGGCCTTCAGTTCATGAAGGAAGCCAGAGAAGAAACCGGTCTGGCAGTCGTTTGCGAAGTTACAAGTCTTGCTGCTATTGAAGCAGCTGTAAAATATGTTGATATGCTCCAGATTGGTGCCAGGAATATGCAGAATTTCTACTTACTAAAAGAAGCAGGTAAAACAGGACTACCTGTACTGCTAAAGAGAGGCCTTTCCGCTACCATTGATGAATGGCTCAATGCGGCAGAATATATTATTGCAGAAGGAAATCCAAATGTGGTATTATGTGAAAGAGGTATCAGAACCTTTGAAACAGCCACAAGAAATACCTTGGATATCAGTGCAGTACCTGTGATTAAATCTAAGAGCCATCTTCCTATTATTGTTGATCCCAGTCATGCCAGCGGTGTCAGAAGTTATGTTAAACCGCTTTCCATGAGTGCGGTTGCTGTCGGAGCTGACGGACTTATGGTTGAGACTCACCCCAACCCTTCAATTGCATTATCTGATGGTCCCCAGTCTCTTACTTTCCCTCAATTTGAAGAACTGTGTGGGGAATTACGTCCCCTTGCAGCGTTGATGGGCAAAAAATTCTAA
- the aroA gene encoding 3-phosphoshikimate 1-carboxyvinyltransferase, whose product MILKRAHNLKGTFQVPGDKSISHRSVMFGALAMGTTQITNFLEGADCLSTISCFRSMGIQIEHTPGLTNVLIHGKGLHGLKKPEGILDVGNSGTTMRLMSGILSGQSFESTMNGDSSIQKRPMGRVIDPLSQMGAVIHSIPGGGLAPLTISPAKGGLHGINYLSRVASAQVKSAILLAGLYADSKTSVTEPYVSRNHTEIMLKRMGADIRSESTTVTILPGAKLTGDTIEVPGDISSAAYFIAAGLLVPGSEILIENVGINSTRDGILRVIKAMGADFEILNIRNTDSETAGDILIRYSELKAVEIGGDLIPTLIDEIPVIAVMACFAKGTTVIKDASELKVKESNRIDVMVKNLSIMGADITATEDGMIITGGKPLTGATIDSMEDHRIAMSFAIAGLLSDGETTIKNAICVNISYPNFYKDLERLGAFKNN is encoded by the coding sequence ATGATTTTAAAACGTGCTCATAATTTAAAAGGAACTTTTCAGGTTCCAGGGGATAAATCCATCTCTCACCGCAGCGTCATGTTCGGTGCTCTTGCCATGGGTACCACTCAGATTACGAATTTTCTAGAAGGAGCGGATTGTCTTTCCACTATTAGCTGTTTTCGCAGTATGGGTATCCAGATCGAACATACTCCCGGACTTACAAATGTTTTGATACACGGAAAAGGACTTCATGGTCTGAAAAAACCGGAAGGAATCCTAGATGTTGGCAATAGCGGAACTACAATGAGGCTGATGTCAGGAATCTTAAGCGGGCAGTCCTTTGAAAGTACTATGAACGGTGATAGTTCTATTCAGAAACGCCCTATGGGAAGAGTAATAGACCCCCTTAGCCAGATGGGAGCTGTAATTCATAGTATTCCGGGCGGAGGGCTTGCTCCTCTTACCATATCTCCTGCCAAAGGTGGACTCCATGGCATTAATTATTTATCAAGGGTTGCTTCTGCCCAGGTGAAATCCGCAATATTATTAGCAGGATTATATGCTGATTCAAAGACCAGTGTAACTGAACCTTATGTATCAAGAAATCATACAGAAATCATGTTAAAGCGTATGGGGGCTGATATCAGATCAGAAAGTACCACGGTTACCATCTTGCCGGGTGCCAAACTTACAGGGGATACTATTGAAGTTCCCGGAGATATCTCTTCTGCCGCCTATTTTATCGCTGCCGGACTTTTGGTACCGGGTTCTGAAATACTCATAGAGAATGTTGGTATTAATTCAACCAGGGATGGAATTCTTCGTGTTATTAAAGCAATGGGAGCAGATTTTGAAATATTAAATATCAGAAATACCGACTCTGAGACCGCCGGTGATATTCTTATCCGCTATAGCGAGTTAAAGGCTGTTGAGATTGGAGGAGATTTGATTCCTACTCTAATTGATGAAATTCCTGTCATTGCGGTTATGGCTTGCTTTGCAAAAGGCACTACTGTCATTAAAGACGCTTCCGAATTAAAGGTCAAGGAATCCAACCGCATAGATGTAATGGTGAAAAACCTCTCCATAATGGGGGCAGATATTACTGCTACTGAAGATGGTATGATAATAACCGGTGGAAAGCCTTTAACGGGAGCAACCATCGATAGTATGGAGGACCACCGTATTGCGATGTCCTTTGCAATAGCCGGACTTCTCTCTGATGGGGAAACTACTATAAAAAACGCCATTTGTGTAAATATTTCATACCCTAACTTCTATAAAGATCTTGAAAGGCTTGGAGCTTTCAAGAATAATTAA
- a CDS encoding elongation factor G, with protein sequence MNIYTSEKIRNVVLLGHGGCGKTTLAEAMAFSAGITKRQGKVEEGNTISDYDKEEAKRLFSISTSLIPIVYEDTKINILDTPGYFDFVGEVEEALNAADAAVIVIAAKSGVEVGTMKAWDYCEKYNLPRMFFVTDMDDDNASYRQVVEDLTEHYGKRIAPFHIPIRENEKFVGFVNVVKMAGRRFTSMGQYEECEIPDYSMENLNKFRETLLDSVAETSEEYMEKYFAGEEFTQDEISAALRENVISGNVVPVLMGSGLYAQGPAMLLQAIEKYFPAPTKRECRGTALKKGEVFQADYREDLPMSARVFKTIADPFIGKFSLIKVCSGILKSDSVIANIDRDTEEKISRLYILRGKEQIEVNELHAGDIGAIGKLSDTFTGDTLSTKAFPVSYDRPVMPIPYTSQRFKTKNKGDDDKVSQALAKLMDEDLTLKVVNDKENHQSLLYGIGDQQLEIVVSKLLNKYKVEIEIMKPKVPYRETIRKKIKVQGKYKKQSGGHGQYGDVHIEFEPSGNMEEAYVFEEKVFGGSVPKNYFPAVEKGIAESVLKGPLAGYPVVGLKATLVDGSYHPVDSSEMAFKMATIQAFKQGFMAISPVLLEPIATLKVLVPDKYTGDIMGDLNKRRGRVLGMNPLQGGKQEITADIPLSELYGYSTDLRSMTGGSGEFSYEFNRYEQAPSDVQQKVIDENEKELIAAGE encoded by the coding sequence ATGAATATTTACACTTCGGAAAAGATTCGTAACGTGGTTTTGTTAGGCCATGGTGGCTGCGGGAAAACAACTCTCGCAGAGGCTATGGCGTTTTCAGCAGGAATTACAAAGCGGCAGGGAAAAGTAGAAGAAGGTAATACCATTAGTGATTATGATAAGGAAGAAGCGAAACGCCTATTCTCTATCAGCACTTCTCTTATCCCCATTGTTTATGAGGACACTAAGATAAATATCTTGGATACCCCCGGTTATTTTGATTTTGTAGGAGAAGTAGAAGAAGCACTTAACGCTGCAGATGCAGCCGTAATTGTAATAGCTGCAAAGTCAGGTGTAGAAGTAGGAACAATGAAGGCATGGGATTATTGTGAAAAATATAATCTTCCCAGAATGTTTTTTGTAACAGATATGGATGATGATAATGCCAGTTATCGGCAAGTCGTAGAGGATTTAACAGAGCATTACGGTAAAAGAATAGCTCCTTTTCATATACCGATCAGAGAGAACGAAAAATTTGTAGGCTTTGTCAATGTTGTTAAAATGGCAGGAAGAAGATTCACCTCCATGGGCCAATATGAAGAATGTGAAATTCCGGATTATTCTATGGAGAATTTAAATAAATTTAGAGAGACATTACTTGATTCAGTGGCAGAAACCAGTGAAGAATATATGGAAAAGTACTTTGCAGGGGAAGAATTTACACAGGATGAGATTTCTGCTGCTTTAAGAGAAAATGTTATAAGTGGAAATGTGGTGCCTGTATTAATGGGTTCCGGTTTATATGCACAGGGGCCGGCTATGCTGTTACAAGCTATTGAAAAATATTTTCCGGCACCTACGAAGCGTGAATGCAGAGGTACCGCTTTAAAGAAAGGTGAAGTATTTCAAGCGGATTACAGAGAAGATTTACCGATGTCTGCCAGAGTATTTAAGACTATCGCAGATCCCTTTATCGGTAAGTTTTCTTTGATTAAAGTATGCTCCGGCATTTTAAAATCAGATTCGGTAATTGCCAATATAGACAGGGATACAGAAGAAAAAATATCCCGTCTTTACATCTTAAGAGGCAAAGAGCAGATTGAAGTTAATGAACTTCATGCCGGAGATATCGGCGCCATCGGAAAATTAAGTGATACCTTTACCGGTGATACCCTCTCTACCAAAGCTTTCCCGGTTTCTTACGACAGACCTGTTATGCCGATTCCCTATACCTCACAGAGATTTAAGACCAAGAACAAAGGGGATGATGATAAGGTATCCCAAGCACTTGCGAAATTAATGGATGAGGATCTTACCCTAAAAGTTGTCAATGATAAGGAAAACCATCAATCCCTTCTTTATGGTATCGGTGACCAACAGCTTGAAATTGTTGTATCCAAACTCTTAAATAAATATAAAGTTGAAATTGAAATAATGAAACCCAAAGTTCCTTACAGGGAAACCATAAGAAAGAAGATAAAGGTTCAGGGTAAATACAAGAAGCAATCAGGCGGACACGGTCAGTATGGGGATGTACACATTGAATTTGAGCCCTCCGGCAATATGGAAGAAGCCTATGTATTTGAGGAAAAGGTATTCGGTGGCTCTGTTCCTAAAAACTATTTCCCTGCGGTAGAAAAAGGAATTGCAGAATCCGTGTTAAAAGGACCTTTAGCAGGCTATCCGGTAGTAGGGTTAAAGGCTACTCTTGTAGATGGTTCTTACCATCCGGTAGACTCTTCGGAAATGGCATTTAAGATGGCTACCATTCAAGCCTTTAAACAGGGCTTTATGGCCATATCTCCGGTACTGTTAGAGCCAATTGCAACTCTTAAAGTTTTGGTACCTGATAAGTATACCGGTGATATTATGGGTGATTTAAATAAACGAAGAGGCAGGGTTCTTGGTATGAACCCCTTACAGGGAGGAAAGCAGGAAATAACAGCAGATATTCCATTATCAGAACTTTATGGCTATTCAACGGACCTGCGTTCCATGACAGGAGGCTCTGGAGAATTCTCCTATGAATTCAATCGTTATGAGCAAGCTCCCAGTGATGTTCAGCAAAAGGTTATTGATGAAAATGAAAAGGAACTAATTGCCGCTGGAGAATAA
- a CDS encoding tRNA 2-thiocytidine biosynthesis TtcA family protein, which translates to MEKQIEKHVEIERSIIKRFRKEIWRKFITAVNDYELIKEGDKIAVCISGGKDSMLLAKCMQELKKHGKVHFDLVFMVMDPGYNPYNKQIILDNAEYLNIPIEVFNSNIFEVVASVPDSPCYLCAKMRRGYLYKHAKELGCNKIALGHHFDDVIETVLMSMLYSGQMKGMMPKLHSTNHEGMELIRPLYMVKEADILAWKKYNNLTFIQCACRLTENCMLGDNGMGSKRQEMKELVKKFRQTSSVIDMNIFRSIHNVNLDTMIGYQKGQVEHSFLDDYDDRVTMNTITEED; encoded by the coding sequence ATGGAAAAGCAAATAGAAAAACATGTAGAAATAGAAAGAAGTATTATTAAAAGATTTCGTAAGGAGATATGGCGGAAGTTCATAACTGCAGTGAATGATTATGAGTTAATCAAAGAGGGTGATAAAATAGCAGTATGTATTTCCGGCGGAAAAGATTCCATGCTCCTGGCAAAATGCATGCAGGAGTTGAAAAAACATGGCAAGGTTCACTTTGACCTTGTTTTTATGGTAATGGATCCGGGTTACAATCCTTATAACAAGCAAATAATTCTGGATAATGCAGAATATCTCAATATTCCTATTGAAGTATTTAACAGTAATATATTCGAAGTTGTAGCTTCTGTTCCCGATTCTCCCTGTTATCTCTGTGCCAAGATGAGAAGAGGCTATCTCTATAAGCATGCGAAGGAATTAGGCTGTAACAAAATTGCTCTTGGTCATCATTTTGACGATGTAATCGAAACAGTGCTTATGAGTATGTTATACAGCGGTCAGATGAAAGGAATGATGCCAAAGCTTCACAGTACCAATCATGAGGGCATGGAACTCATTCGTCCACTGTATATGGTTAAGGAAGCCGATATACTGGCATGGAAGAAGTATAATAACCTCACCTTTATACAATGTGCCTGCCGTCTTACAGAGAATTGTATGCTTGGGGATAATGGTATGGGTTCCAAGCGTCAGGAGATGAAAGAACTAGTTAAGAAATTTCGTCAGACAAGCAGCGTAATCGATATGAATATTTTTAGAAGTATCCATAACGTAAACCTTGATACAATGATCGGTTATCAAAAAGGTCAGGTAGAGCACAGCTTTTTAGATGATTATGATGACAGAGTCACAATGAACACCATAACAGAAGAGGACTAA
- a CDS encoding ABC transporter ATP-binding protein codes for MLLECNGVVKKYMSKTAVDNLSLNIERGKIYALLGPNGSGKTTFMKIAAGLVKPNSGSITFCGNPIGVESKKKVAYMSTEPFFYNYMTIDDVGKYYEDFFEDFDRKRYEELLVRMELNKKDHAKALSSGLAAKLKIAATLARKSELYMLDEPLNGIDIISRERVMTTILETAGEENTILISSHLVDELEKVVDFAVFMKNGSVVLEGHSEELRETHGKSMVELYKEIYA; via the coding sequence ATGTTATTGGAATGTAATGGAGTTGTTAAAAAATATATGTCAAAGACAGCAGTAGATAATCTGTCATTGAACATAGAACGGGGAAAGATATACGCACTTTTAGGGCCGAATGGCAGCGGTAAAACTACATTTATGAAGATTGCTGCAGGTCTTGTTAAACCGAATAGCGGAAGTATAACTTTCTGCGGAAATCCTATCGGAGTGGAATCAAAGAAGAAGGTTGCCTATATGTCTACAGAACCCTTTTTCTATAATTACATGACAATTGATGATGTAGGTAAATATTACGAAGACTTCTTCGAAGATTTTGATCGTAAAAGATACGAAGAGCTTCTTGTGAGAATGGAGCTTAACAAGAAAGACCATGCTAAGGCTTTATCCTCCGGACTTGCTGCGAAACTTAAAATAGCAGCTACTCTTGCCCGTAAATCAGAGCTTTATATGTTAGATGAACCACTGAACGGAATAGATATTATTTCAAGAGAAAGAGTTATGACCACAATCTTAGAAACAGCAGGAGAGGAAAATACTATTCTAATCTCCAGCCATTTAGTGGATGAACTTGAAAAAGTAGTAGATTTCGCAGTTTTTATGAAAAATGGCAGTGTTGTTTTAGAAGGGCATTCAGAGGAGCTCAGAGAAACTCATGGAAAGTCTATGGTTGAATTGTATAAAGAGATTTATGCGTAG